In Amaranthus tricolor cultivar Red isolate AtriRed21 chromosome 5, ASM2621246v1, whole genome shotgun sequence, a genomic segment contains:
- the LOC130814177 gene encoding 3-ketoacyl-CoA synthase 11-like, with protein sequence MSNQTRQRTEINNGTNNESSFKQSIRLKYVKLSYHYLISNFLYFMLVPLILMVLSSIHISVHSFHDLLQMSLNIVKYNMVMVFMCTGLLIFLGTLYFMSRPRTIYLVNFACYKPDQARKVTKEIFMDRTMNLGIFSQENVDFQKKILERSGLGQETYFPEALIQVPPNPSMAEARKEAEIVMFGAIDELLAKTKVKPKDIGILVVNCSLFNPTPSLSAMIVNHYKLRGNILSYNLGGMGCSAGLISIDLAKELLQVHGNTYALVVSTENITQNWYWGNDRSMLLSNCLFRMGGAAILLSNKPSDRHRSKYQLVHTVRTHKGAEDKSYTCVYQKEDANKTIGVSLSKDLMAVAGEALKANITTLGPLVLPMSEQLLFFVTLVARKIFKMKIKPYIPDFKLAFEHFCIHAGGRAVLDELEKNLELTPWHMEPSRMTLYRFGNTSSSSLWYELAYAEAKGRIKRGHRTWQIAFGSGFKCNSAVWQALRTINLAKEKNPWMDEIDKYPVEVPRFTPLNMA encoded by the exons ATGTCAAACCAAACGAGACAAAGAACGGAAATCAACAATGGCACAAACAATGAATCGAGCTTTAAACAGTCGATTAGATTGAAGTACGTTAAATTAAGTTACCATTACTTAATTTCGAATTTCTTGTACTTCATGTTAGTCCCtttaattcttatggttttaagcAGCATACATATTTCCGTACATTCATTTCATGATTTGTTACAAATGTCACTTAATATAGTCAAGTATAACATGGTCATGGTGTTTATGTGTACGGGCTTATTGATCTTTCTAGGCACACTCTACTTTATGAGTCGGCCTAGAACTATATACTTAGTTAACTTTGCTTGTTACAAGCCTGATCAAGCACGAAAAGTTACTAAAGAGATTTTCATGGATAGAACGATGAATCTTGGGATATTCTCCCAAGAAAACGtcgattttcaaaaaaagatCCTAGAAAGGTCGGGTTTGGGTCAGGAGACGTATTTCCCCGAGGCATTGATTCAGGTCCCACCTAATCCAAGCATGGCTGAGGCTCGAAAGGAGGCCGAGATAGTGATGTTTGGAGCCATAGATGAATTATTGGCTAAGACTAAGGTGAAGCCAAAAGATATAGGGATTTTGGTAGTGAATTGTAGTTTGTTCAATCCTACACCATCTTTGTCCGCCATGATTGTGAACCATTACAAGCTTAGAGGCAATATTTTGAGCTATAATCTTGGTGGTATGGGTTGTAGTGCTGGTCTCATTTCTATTGATCTTGCTAAGGAGCTTTTGCAG GTCCATGGCAACACCTATGCTTTGGTGGTAAGCACAGAGAACATAACACAAAACTGGTATTGGGGAAACGATCGATCCATGTTGTTATCGAACTGCCTGTTTCGTATGGGCGGAGCTGCCATTCTCCTGTCGAACAAGCCATCAGATAGACATCGATCAAAGTACCAGCTAGTCCACACAGTTAGGACACATAAAGGTGCAGAAGACAAAAGTTACACTTGTGTTTATCAAAAGGAGGATGCTAACAAAACCATTGGTGTGTCACTCTCTAAGGACTTAATGGCCGTAGCAGGGGAAGCCTTAAAGGCCAACATTACAACTTTAGGCCCATTAGTCCTTCCTATGTCCGAACAACTTTTATTCTTTGTTACATTAGTAGcaagaaaaatattcaagatGAAAATTAAGCCTTACATTCCTGATTTTAAGTTAGCTTTTGAGCATTTTTGTATTCATGCTGGTGGGAGGGCGGTTTTGGATGAGTTGGAGAAGAATCTCGAGCTTACTCCATGGCATATGGAGCCATCGAGAATGACACTATATAGGTTCGGCAATACTTCAAGTAGTTCATTGTGGTATGAGTTGGCCTATGCCGAAGCTAAAGGGAGGATTAAACGAGGGCATAGGACTTGGCAAATCGCGTTTGGGTCAGGGTTTAAGTGTAATAGTGCTGTATGGCAAGCTTTAAGGACTATTAATTTGGCTAAGGAAAAGAATCCTTGGATGGATGAAATTGATAAATACCCTGTCGAGGTTCCAAGATTTACACCACTCAATATGGCCTAA